Proteins from a single region of Belliella baltica DSM 15883:
- a CDS encoding voltage-gated chloride channel family protein, translated as MAYLKIKEFSKEEFFPSFQFTIKWLLIATIIGLLAGSASAGFLVSLHWVTEYRESNIWIIALLPLGGLLIGWTYHQYGQNVVKGNNQLLEEFYNPQQTIPLRMAPLVLFGTLVTHLFGGSAGREGTAVQMGGAIADQFTKWFKLKKEDRRILITIGVAAGFASVFGTPLAGAVFALEWLVIGRIRYEAILPAFIGAFVAHYACAELWEVHHTQYEIPILPNLNLINLLWIIPAGICFGLAGRLFAKATHFWSEIFKKYIKYPPLRPVVGGVLVALLVFAMGTTKYIGLGIPTIVDAFTEDLPWYDFLAKIGMTSLTLGAGFKGGEVTPLFYTGATLGNALAFLIPLPVALLAGMGFVGVFSGATNTPLACTLMGIELFDAESGIFIGVACVTAYIFSGHAGIYNSQIIGSPKSKFRMGQKGNKIGG; from the coding sequence ATGGCATATTTAAAAATTAAAGAGTTTTCAAAAGAAGAGTTTTTCCCAAGTTTCCAATTTACCATCAAATGGCTTTTGATAGCCACGATTATTGGTCTTTTGGCTGGTTCTGCATCAGCAGGATTTTTGGTTTCCCTGCATTGGGTTACCGAATATCGAGAGTCCAATATTTGGATCATTGCGCTATTGCCTTTGGGCGGATTGCTAATTGGCTGGACCTATCATCAATATGGTCAGAATGTAGTCAAGGGGAACAACCAACTCTTAGAGGAATTCTATAATCCACAGCAAACCATCCCTCTTAGAATGGCTCCTTTGGTGCTTTTCGGAACGCTGGTGACGCATCTTTTTGGGGGTTCGGCAGGACGAGAAGGGACAGCGGTGCAGATGGGTGGAGCGATAGCAGATCAGTTTACGAAGTGGTTTAAGCTCAAAAAAGAAGATCGAAGAATATTGATTACCATTGGAGTGGCAGCAGGTTTTGCTTCTGTATTTGGGACGCCCTTGGCGGGTGCAGTTTTTGCTTTGGAGTGGTTGGTGATTGGGAGAATTCGCTATGAAGCGATTTTGCCAGCTTTTATCGGCGCTTTTGTCGCACATTATGCATGTGCGGAATTATGGGAAGTCCATCATACTCAATACGAAATTCCTATTTTACCCAACCTCAATTTGATCAACTTGCTATGGATTATTCCTGCTGGAATATGTTTTGGTTTGGCGGGAAGATTATTTGCTAAGGCAACACATTTTTGGAGTGAAATATTTAAGAAATACATCAAATACCCACCCTTGAGACCTGTGGTTGGGGGCGTTTTGGTTGCTTTGCTTGTATTTGCAATGGGGACGACGAAGTATATTGGGTTGGGAATTCCCACCATAGTAGATGCTTTTACAGAGGATTTGCCTTGGTATGATTTTTTAGCAAAAATTGGAATGACATCCTTAACACTCGGGGCAGGTTTCAAAGGGGGAGAAGTAACGCCATTATTCTACACCGGCGCCACCTTGGGCAATGCACTAGCTTTCTTGATTCCCTTGCCTGTTGCACTTTTGGCGGGGATGGGTTTTGTGGGAGTTTTCTCGGGAGCGACCAATACGCCGCTTGCTTGTACGCTGATGGGTATAGAACTCTTTGATGCTGAGTCAGGGATTTTTATCGGAGTAGCTTGTGTGACAGCTTATATCTTCAGTGGACATGCAGGGATTTACAATTCCCAGATTATCGGTTCACCCAAAAGTAAGTTTAGAATGGGACAGAAAGGGAATAAAATAGGGGGTTAG
- a CDS encoding SulP family inorganic anion transporter: MTQMFYRLFKPTQANLKDEVLSGLTVALALVPEAVAFSLIAGVSPLIGLYTAFIIGLITSILGGRPGMISGATGAIAVVVVALVATHGVEYLFAAVILMGLIQILVGVLKLGKLIRLVPHPVMFGFVNGLAIVIAMAQFDQFKFTTATGAVEWMSGSPLYIMLALVALTMIIIKFLPKLTSAVPSALVAITTVSFIVIFGGVDTRTVGDLASISGGLPEFHLPMVPLNLETFMIILPYSAIMAGVGLIESLLTLTLIDEITETRGHGNKECVAQGVANLTTGFFGGMGGCAMIGQSLINVNAGGRNRISGIVASVGLLVFILFLSTYIEMVPMAALVGLMFMVAIGTFEWASLKVFRKVPFHDVLVMVIVTLVTVFLHNLALAVLIGVIISALVFAWQNAKMIRTRKRIDENGVKHYEVFGPLFFASALTFGQKFDPTNDPDEIVIDFAESRIVDHSGIDAIHKVTERYQKLGKTVYIRHLNTSSKVLLEKAEKIINVNYTDDDPSFKIIVD, translated from the coding sequence ATGACACAGATGTTTTATCGCCTGTTTAAACCTACGCAGGCAAATCTGAAAGATGAAGTATTATCTGGGTTGACTGTAGCCTTGGCTTTAGTGCCTGAAGCAGTTGCATTTTCATTGATCGCTGGCGTAAGTCCATTGATTGGGCTTTATACTGCTTTTATCATTGGTTTGATTACTTCTATTTTAGGTGGTAGACCTGGGATGATCTCAGGAGCGACTGGAGCAATTGCTGTAGTTGTGGTAGCTTTAGTAGCTACTCATGGTGTAGAATACCTTTTTGCGGCTGTGATTTTGATGGGTCTGATTCAGATTTTGGTTGGTGTTTTAAAACTAGGAAAATTAATCAGACTAGTTCCACACCCTGTAATGTTTGGTTTTGTAAATGGTTTGGCAATAGTAATTGCCATGGCGCAGTTTGATCAGTTTAAATTCACTACTGCAACAGGTGCTGTAGAGTGGATGTCTGGTAGCCCACTCTACATCATGCTGGCACTTGTTGCTTTGACCATGATCATCATTAAATTTTTACCGAAGTTGACCAGTGCTGTTCCTTCAGCATTGGTGGCAATAACTACCGTATCCTTCATTGTGATTTTTGGAGGGGTTGATACCCGTACTGTTGGTGATTTGGCTTCGATCAGTGGAGGATTACCAGAATTTCATCTTCCAATGGTTCCTTTGAATTTGGAGACTTTTATGATTATTCTTCCTTACTCAGCAATTATGGCTGGAGTAGGATTGATTGAGAGCTTGCTGACACTGACTTTGATTGATGAGATCACAGAAACTAGAGGACATGGAAATAAAGAGTGTGTAGCGCAAGGAGTGGCGAATCTTACCACTGGCTTTTTCGGTGGAATGGGAGGATGTGCAATGATCGGTCAATCTTTAATTAATGTCAATGCGGGAGGAAGAAACCGAATATCAGGAATTGTGGCTTCAGTAGGACTTTTGGTATTCATTCTTTTTCTTTCTACTTATATAGAAATGGTCCCAATGGCTGCATTGGTGGGACTGATGTTTATGGTGGCTATTGGAACATTCGAATGGGCTTCATTGAAAGTTTTTCGTAAAGTGCCTTTTCATGATGTTTTGGTGATGGTGATCGTGACTTTGGTAACTGTATTCTTACATAATCTTGCACTTGCAGTCTTGATTGGGGTAATTATTTCAGCTTTGGTTTTTGCATGGCAAAATGCTAAAATGATCCGTACAAGAAAACGAATAGACGAAAATGGGGTCAAGCATTATGAAGTTTTTGGTCCCTTGTTTTTTGCCTCAGCGTTGACTTTCGGACAAAAGTTTGATCCCACTAATGATCCAGATGAAATTGTTATTGATTTTGCGGAAAGTAGAATTGTAGATCATTCAGGTATTGATGCCATTCATAAAGTAACTGAACGCTACCAAAAACTCGGGAAAACTGTTTACATCCGCCATTTGAATACCTCTAGCAAGGTCTTGTTAGAAAAAGCAGAAAAAATCATCAACGTCAATTACACGGATGATGATCCAAGTTTCAAAATTATTGTAGATTAG
- the xerD gene encoding site-specific tyrosine recombinase XerD: MSDWTSYLKRFQHYLKIERSLSKNSILAYQQDMTKLIRYMETSFPEISPLQVQLQHLQFFINGLAELEISEYTQARIISGIKAFYKFLMYEDLIFEDPAQLLEAPKLGRKLPDTLSYHEISQILDGIELGYPEGHRNRAMLEILYSSGLRVSELTELKIGNVYADIGFLRVIGKGNKERLVPVGRDALKYLKIYLEEFRVHLNIAKGQEEYVFLNRRGKKLTRVMVFLIIKKQVEVIGLKKNVSPHTFRHSFATHLIEGGADLRAVQEMLGHESITTTEIYTHLDRDYLRQVLNEFHPRK, from the coding sequence ATGTCCGATTGGACTTCTTATCTCAAGCGATTTCAACATTATCTCAAAATCGAAAGGTCTTTGAGCAAAAACTCCATTTTGGCTTATCAGCAAGATATGACAAAATTGATTCGCTATATGGAAACAAGTTTCCCCGAAATTAGTCCATTACAAGTTCAACTTCAGCATCTTCAATTTTTTATAAATGGATTAGCTGAGCTTGAGATTTCTGAATATACACAAGCCCGAATTATTTCTGGAATTAAAGCTTTCTACAAATTTTTGATGTATGAAGATTTGATTTTCGAAGATCCAGCGCAGCTGCTCGAAGCCCCTAAACTTGGAAGGAAATTGCCTGATACGCTAAGCTATCACGAGATTAGCCAAATCCTAGATGGAATTGAGCTGGGGTATCCCGAAGGACATAGAAACCGAGCTATGTTAGAAATTTTGTATTCCAGTGGCTTACGCGTTTCTGAATTGACTGAATTGAAAATAGGAAATGTTTACGCAGACATTGGCTTTTTGAGAGTGATCGGAAAAGGGAATAAAGAAAGGCTAGTACCTGTAGGAAGAGATGCTTTAAAGTATTTAAAAATATATTTGGAAGAATTTCGTGTTCATCTGAACATCGCCAAAGGCCAAGAAGAATATGTTTTTCTCAATCGAAGGGGTAAAAAACTGACTAGAGTAATGGTTTTTTTGATCATTAAAAAGCAAGTGGAGGTTATTGGACTTAAAAAGAATGTAAGTCCACATACTTTCCGACATAGTTTCGCAACACATTTGATAGAAGGCGGTGCAGATCTCCGAGCAGTACAAGAAATGCTCGGTCACGAAAGTATTACGACCACCGAGATTTATACGCATTTAGATAGAGACTATCTACGTCAAGTGCTCAATGAATTTCATCCGAGGAAATGA
- a CDS encoding quinone-dependent dihydroorotate dehydrogenase: protein MYKSIIKPILFQKNAESAHHFTFSWIKRTFNLPIVKSFIRSQFGLEDSRLEKEVFGLKFKNPIGLAAGFDKDAKLIDEMSMLGFGFIEIGTLTPKPQEGNPQPRLFRLPQDEALINRMGFNNGGVEEAVKRLKSRKSDVIIGGNIGKNKLTPNENAVEDYLICLEALHPYVDYFVVNVSSPNTPNLRDLQEKEPLKRLLLAVKEANDKKGKLKPILLKIAPDLTDGQLDDIVEIVQETKIDGVIATNTTIDRSGLKTDASQVESIGAGGVSGKVLGTRSTEVIRYLADKSNRSFPIIGVGGIFTTQDAIEKLEAGASLIQVYSGMIYEGPGMIKKIKKGLLSHFQNQ from the coding sequence GTGTACAAATCCATCATCAAGCCGATCCTTTTCCAAAAAAATGCAGAGTCCGCTCACCATTTTACTTTTTCATGGATCAAGAGAACCTTCAATCTGCCAATAGTCAAATCGTTTATTAGAAGTCAATTTGGACTTGAAGATTCCCGTTTGGAAAAAGAGGTGTTCGGCTTGAAATTCAAAAATCCTATCGGACTTGCAGCTGGTTTTGATAAAGATGCTAAGTTGATTGATGAAATGTCTATGTTGGGCTTTGGATTTATTGAAATTGGAACTTTGACTCCAAAGCCTCAAGAAGGAAATCCACAACCTCGACTTTTTAGACTTCCACAAGATGAAGCTTTGATCAACAGGATGGGATTCAATAATGGGGGAGTTGAAGAAGCAGTGAAAAGATTGAAAAGTAGAAAATCAGATGTAATTATTGGGGGAAATATTGGCAAGAATAAATTAACTCCAAATGAAAATGCTGTAGAAGATTATTTGATTTGCTTGGAAGCTTTACATCCTTATGTTGACTATTTTGTAGTAAATGTGAGCTCACCGAATACTCCTAATTTGAGAGATTTGCAGGAAAAAGAACCTTTGAAGCGACTCCTCTTGGCAGTCAAAGAAGCCAATGACAAAAAAGGTAAGCTAAAGCCAATTTTATTAAAAATTGCACCTGACTTAACAGATGGCCAATTGGATGATATTGTAGAGATCGTTCAAGAGACAAAAATAGATGGAGTGATTGCTACGAACACAACAATTGATAGGAGTGGGTTGAAAACGGATGCTTCGCAAGTCGAATCTATCGGTGCAGGTGGTGTGAGTGGAAAAGTACTGGGGACAAGAAGTACAGAAGTTATTCGTTATTTGGCTGATAAATCAAACAGATCTTTTCCAATCATTGGAGTTGGAGGGATTTTCACAACTCAAGATGCCATTGAAAAATTGGAAGCAGGAGCAAGTTTGATTCAGGTTTACTCTGGAATGATTTATGAAGGTCCAGGAATGATCAAAAAAATCAAAAAAGGGCTTTTGTCACATTTCCAAAATCAATAA
- a CDS encoding class I SAM-dependent methyltransferase, whose amino-acid sequence MFHSCPLCLSTNQVFEFKNEFTHCLECDFIFREPKQNFIGSGEKEHYQKHKNGPQYKGYVSFLMQAIEPIKNYLKPNLRALDFGCGPGPAISHVLQPFQIQCDNYDPFFFPEGIDAGSYDFIFATECVEHFYQPNQEFEKILGLLKVGGILSIMTEIHPGLNNINVWYYIKDATHVSFYSEKTFKWITLKYSLQIIFSDHKRVIIFRKKSS is encoded by the coding sequence ATGTTTCACAGCTGTCCACTTTGTCTTTCCACGAATCAAGTCTTTGAGTTTAAAAATGAATTTACTCACTGTCTTGAATGTGATTTCATTTTTAGAGAGCCTAAACAAAATTTTATTGGATCTGGTGAAAAGGAACATTATCAGAAGCATAAAAATGGCCCTCAATATAAAGGCTACGTATCATTTTTAATGCAAGCAATAGAGCCAATCAAAAATTATTTGAAGCCAAATCTTCGAGCTTTAGATTTTGGCTGTGGGCCTGGTCCAGCCATCAGTCATGTCCTTCAACCCTTCCAGATCCAATGTGATAATTATGACCCCTTTTTCTTTCCTGAAGGCATTGATGCAGGATCCTATGACTTTATTTTTGCTACTGAATGTGTGGAGCATTTTTATCAACCAAATCAAGAATTTGAAAAAATCTTAGGCCTTTTAAAAGTAGGTGGGATCCTTTCTATTATGACTGAAATCCACCCTGGATTAAATAACATCAATGTTTGGTATTATATCAAAGATGCTACACATGTTAGCTTTTATTCTGAAAAAACTTTTAAGTGGATAACTTTAAAATATAGTCTTCAAATTATATTTTCTGATCATAAAAGGGTGATAATTTTTAGAAAAAAATCATCTTGA
- a CDS encoding glycosyltransferase family 2 protein, which produces MEKDLVSVVIPCYNQGKYLKETVDSVLASTYRPIEIIIVNDGSTDNSLSIAEEIKENYAEVKLLDQKNGGVAKARNSGVRLASGEFILPLDGDDKISPQYLEKAIEVLKKKAEVKVVYCKAVKFSNQGEKLWKLKPFSRYQLARDNMIFVASLFRKKDFDDIGGFSEDMVMGREDWEFWIKMLKNGGEVVQLTFIGFYYRLTPESKRKKTGTNNKKRLRIDYLNAKHADFFERELHGPLRFQRTWSKPYNILMKFLGK; this is translated from the coding sequence ATGGAGAAGGATTTGGTGTCTGTAGTGATTCCTTGTTACAATCAAGGGAAGTACCTCAAAGAAACAGTTGATTCTGTTCTGGCTTCAACCTATAGACCTATCGAAATCATCATCGTCAACGATGGTTCTACTGACAATTCTTTGAGCATAGCTGAAGAGATAAAAGAAAACTATGCTGAAGTGAAGTTGCTTGATCAAAAAAACGGTGGTGTAGCAAAAGCTAGAAATTCCGGTGTCAGATTGGCTTCTGGAGAATTTATTTTACCGCTTGATGGAGATGATAAAATTTCACCTCAATACCTCGAAAAAGCGATAGAGGTGTTGAAAAAAAAGGCTGAGGTAAAAGTAGTTTATTGCAAAGCTGTAAAGTTTAGTAATCAAGGAGAGAAACTCTGGAAATTAAAGCCTTTTTCAAGATATCAACTCGCTCGGGACAATATGATTTTTGTTGCTTCCTTATTTAGGAAAAAAGATTTTGATGATATTGGAGGGTTTTCTGAAGATATGGTGATGGGGAGAGAGGACTGGGAGTTTTGGATCAAAATGTTAAAGAATGGAGGAGAAGTTGTGCAGCTTACATTTATTGGCTTTTACTATAGGCTGACCCCAGAAAGTAAGAGGAAAAAAACAGGGACAAATAACAAAAAAAGACTAAGAATAGATTACCTCAATGCCAAGCATGCCGATTTTTTTGAACGCGAACTCCATGGCCCGCTCAGGTTTCAACGCACTTGGTCAAAACCTTACAATATTTTGATGAAGTTTTTGGGCAAATAA
- a CDS encoding FtsK/SpoIIIE family DNA translocase, which yields MASSTPKTNTFRKKNESREKAGAKPSRKFSLEFMKDKKIPITIGIVLIVLGLVMFFAFISFLFTGEADQSTLSEVDLGLRENATQTKNWQGYFGAYLAEVFIKRWFGIAAFLLPPFLILLGIKLTFKYRFISLTRYSIFAIFFTLWIGLLTGYIVQLTEGYSALNNLSGGFGYELGKLGNDFLGWGTIALIAGALLIFVVFFFNIDQLNWFSNADKHLENEVSNDADNEESDIDDTVLESDLNDEFKALYGSSDDDIDELESKKNDDGSSWTINKSKEDKKATPELEFSIAGAEDLPDEEEIEAQETEAKKFSVTPVGEEKTADEVSNLDPYDPTLDLPKYQYPTLDLLNEYDVKKVTVTRQELEENKNKIVETLVNFKIGIQEIKATIGPTVTLYEIVPDPGVKISKIKNLEDDIALSLAALGIRIIAPIPGKGTIGIEVPNKNRELVPARAVLGTEKFMHSDKDLPVALGKTISNEVFVMDLAKMPHLLMAGATGQGKSVGLNMILASLVYKKHPSQLKFVLVDPKKVELTLFNKIERHFLAKLPGSEEAIITDTKKVIYTLNSLCIEMDNRYDLLKDAGCRNLKEYNAKFVARKLNPEKGHRFMPYIVLVIDELADLMMTAGKEIEAPIARLAQLARAIGIHLVVATQRPSVNVITGIIKANFPARLSFRVTSKIDSRTILDAGGADQLIGMGDMLLSTGSEMTRLQCAFLDTPEVDAICDWIGEQKGYPDAYLLPEFVGEEGDSSNLDVDLADRDPLFDDAARLIVMHQQGSTSLIQRKLKLGYNRAGRIIDQLEAAGVVGAFEGSKAREVLIQDEASLERLLSSL from the coding sequence ATGGCGTCATCGACCCCCAAGACAAATACTTTTAGAAAAAAAAATGAGTCTAGAGAAAAAGCTGGAGCGAAGCCTTCCAGAAAGTTTTCTTTAGAATTTATGAAAGATAAAAAAATCCCAATCACAATAGGAATAGTTCTTATAGTTTTGGGTTTGGTGATGTTTTTTGCATTCATAAGTTTCTTGTTTACTGGAGAAGCTGATCAAAGTACCTTATCAGAGGTAGACTTGGGTTTACGAGAAAATGCCACACAAACCAAGAACTGGCAGGGTTATTTTGGAGCTTATCTCGCAGAAGTTTTCATCAAAAGATGGTTTGGAATTGCTGCGTTTTTATTGCCTCCATTTTTGATTTTATTGGGCATCAAACTCACGTTTAAGTATAGATTTATCTCCTTAACGCGTTACAGCATATTTGCCATTTTCTTCACGCTGTGGATTGGTTTATTGACTGGTTATATTGTTCAGCTAACTGAAGGATACTCAGCTCTGAATAACTTGAGTGGAGGCTTCGGTTATGAATTGGGGAAATTAGGAAATGACTTTCTAGGATGGGGAACTATAGCTCTGATCGCAGGTGCTTTATTGATTTTTGTTGTCTTTTTCTTCAATATTGATCAATTGAATTGGTTTTCAAATGCTGATAAACACTTAGAAAATGAGGTGTCAAATGATGCAGATAATGAAGAAAGCGATATAGATGACACTGTATTAGAAAGTGATTTGAATGATGAATTTAAAGCATTGTACGGCTCCTCTGATGATGATATTGATGAATTAGAAAGTAAAAAAAATGATGATGGAAGTTCTTGGACAATCAACAAAAGTAAGGAAGATAAAAAGGCTACACCAGAACTAGAATTCAGTATAGCAGGAGCCGAAGATTTGCCTGACGAAGAAGAAATTGAGGCTCAGGAAACGGAAGCAAAGAAATTTTCTGTAACTCCAGTAGGAGAAGAAAAAACAGCTGATGAAGTTTCAAATCTTGATCCTTATGATCCAACTTTAGACCTTCCAAAGTATCAATATCCTACGCTTGATTTGTTAAATGAATATGATGTCAAAAAAGTCACTGTAACACGCCAAGAACTAGAGGAAAATAAAAACAAGATTGTTGAGACCCTTGTCAACTTTAAAATAGGTATCCAAGAAATTAAAGCGACTATTGGGCCCACAGTTACTTTGTACGAAATAGTCCCAGATCCAGGAGTAAAAATTTCCAAAATCAAGAATTTGGAAGATGACATTGCGCTAAGTTTGGCGGCTCTAGGAATTAGGATTATTGCTCCAATTCCTGGAAAGGGAACTATAGGCATTGAGGTTCCAAATAAGAATAGAGAATTAGTACCTGCACGAGCAGTTTTAGGCACAGAAAAGTTTATGCACAGTGACAAAGACCTTCCTGTTGCTTTAGGGAAAACTATCTCTAACGAAGTTTTTGTAATGGATTTGGCAAAAATGCCACACCTTCTGATGGCTGGAGCTACCGGACAAGGGAAGTCAGTAGGTTTGAATATGATTTTGGCTTCTTTGGTTTACAAAAAACACCCTTCACAATTAAAGTTTGTACTTGTAGATCCAAAAAAAGTGGAATTGACATTGTTCAACAAAATCGAAAGACACTTTTTGGCAAAACTTCCAGGTTCTGAAGAGGCAATCATTACCGATACAAAAAAGGTGATCTATACACTCAACTCACTTTGTATTGAAATGGACAATCGCTACGATTTACTTAAGGATGCAGGATGTAGAAATTTAAAAGAGTATAATGCCAAATTTGTAGCAAGGAAACTGAATCCAGAGAAGGGACATAGATTCATGCCTTATATTGTACTTGTCATTGATGAATTGGCGGATTTAATGATGACTGCTGGTAAAGAAATTGAAGCACCAATAGCGAGATTGGCTCAATTGGCTAGAGCAATTGGGATTCACTTGGTTGTTGCGACACAGCGTCCTTCAGTGAATGTGATTACAGGGATTATCAAAGCCAATTTTCCTGCAAGGCTTTCATTTAGGGTGACATCTAAGATTGATAGTAGAACAATTTTGGATGCCGGAGGTGCAGATCAACTGATAGGGATGGGAGATATGTTGCTTTCTACGGGTTCGGAAATGACCCGTCTACAATGTGCCTTCTTAGATACACCTGAGGTTGATGCTATTTGTGATTGGATTGGAGAGCAAAAAGGATATCCAGACGCATACTTACTGCCTGAATTCGTCGGAGAAGAGGGAGACAGTAGTAACCTTGATGTTGATTTGGCTGACCGAGATCCTCTTTTTGATGATGCTGCTAGGTTAATAGTTATGCATCAGCAAGGAAGCACTTCCTTAATTCAAAGAAAATTGAAATTAGGCTATAATCGAGCAGGAAGAATAATTGATCAACTTGAAGCAGCTGGCGTGGTAGGTGCATTTGAAGGGAGCAAAGCAAGAGAAGTTTTGATTCAAGACGAGGCGAGTTTGGAACGGTTGTTGAGTAGTTTGTAA
- a CDS encoding FkbM family methyltransferase, with protein MSRLALSILPIKRKLQSKWKSLRFNLSASNNPLFLGFYKYFYNPKEGSLSGFLNSYSLSKKQEGFTVIQIGANDGITHDPIHKFIKRDNWKGVLLEPQSFVFNQFLKKIYSKNKGIVTLCAAIGEEDGSLPIYKIAFSDMRWATGLTSFSKEKIEDAFQNGIVEINCSKFGIEIPQDKSKWISEEEVDVISPKTLLEKYNLSKIDLLQIDAEGYDLEVIRIFDIPNTQPEAIIFENVGLAESDYQNYLSHLQEMGYNTRKFGPNTLALKKSYSQFQKYFA; from the coding sequence ATGTCTCGATTAGCTTTGTCCATCTTACCTATCAAAAGAAAGTTGCAAAGTAAATGGAAGTCTCTGAGATTTAATCTCAGTGCTTCCAATAACCCCTTATTTCTTGGGTTTTATAAATATTTCTATAACCCAAAAGAAGGTAGTCTAAGTGGATTCCTCAACTCCTATTCCTTGTCTAAGAAGCAGGAAGGCTTTACAGTAATTCAAATTGGGGCAAACGATGGAATTACACATGATCCTATTCATAAATTTATCAAAAGAGACAATTGGAAAGGCGTTCTTTTGGAACCTCAATCATTTGTTTTCAATCAATTTCTGAAGAAAATCTATTCCAAGAATAAAGGCATCGTAACGCTTTGTGCGGCTATTGGAGAGGAGGACGGTTCTCTACCAATTTATAAAATCGCTTTCTCTGATATGCGATGGGCAACTGGTTTGACTTCTTTTTCAAAAGAAAAAATTGAAGACGCTTTTCAAAATGGAATTGTTGAAATCAATTGTTCAAAGTTTGGAATTGAAATCCCTCAAGACAAAAGTAAATGGATTAGTGAGGAAGAAGTTGATGTCATCTCCCCAAAGACCTTGCTGGAAAAATACAATTTGTCAAAAATAGATCTTTTACAAATAGATGCTGAGGGTTATGATTTGGAAGTGATTCGCATTTTTGACATTCCAAATACCCAACCTGAGGCTATTATTTTCGAAAATGTAGGCTTAGCAGAAAGTGACTATCAGAATTACCTTTCGCACTTACAAGAAATGGGATACAATACCAGAAAGTTTGGACCAAACACTTTGGCTCTTAAGAAGAGTTATTCTCAATTTCAAAAATATTTTGCCTAA
- a CDS encoding MFS transporter, which produces MKIETSESNALFQVVRTLQGISNLPIPVNYFQFIQKHKVMVFFGIMMTALSSFGQTFLLALYIPFLIEEFALSNGLISTFYGVATITSAAMLPKVGKLIDTISLKKFTLATTFLFLVALVFFSFAQTWWYIPIAFLGLRLAGQGLYSHIAITTMSRYFVENRGKAISLASLGHPLGQAVLPAIILLVITQIGWRESLWINASLVAVIVTGYTLFVVKPKHLVPESASETSNSKDKKEIVKVRQRDIMKSKEFLLLAPNIFFIPFAITGLFFYQFPIVEFKGWSVGVIAAGLTAYAISSTVSILTAGPLIDKYRARTFFPFYLIPFLMGIFVIWFGQSPVAMYVYMVLIGLSTGFGNATIAALQVEFFGQKYIGTVRSLFTSLMVLSSAVGPALYGILLDTGFSL; this is translated from the coding sequence TTGAAAATTGAAACATCAGAATCCAATGCTCTTTTCCAAGTAGTCCGTACCTTGCAAGGAATTTCAAACCTACCTATTCCAGTGAATTATTTTCAATTTATTCAAAAGCACAAAGTTATGGTGTTTTTCGGCATCATGATGACAGCGCTGTCCAGTTTTGGGCAGACTTTTTTACTTGCACTCTACATTCCATTTTTGATTGAGGAATTTGCACTTTCCAATGGACTGATCAGTACATTTTATGGTGTAGCGACGATTACATCCGCAGCAATGCTTCCAAAAGTCGGGAAATTGATCGATACCATTTCTCTAAAAAAATTCACATTGGCTACAACTTTCCTATTCCTTGTAGCTTTGGTATTTTTCAGTTTCGCACAAACTTGGTGGTATATTCCGATTGCCTTTTTGGGATTAAGGCTAGCCGGTCAAGGCTTGTATTCCCATATTGCCATTACAACCATGTCGCGATATTTTGTAGAGAATAGAGGAAAGGCCATCTCCTTGGCTTCCTTGGGACATCCGCTTGGTCAGGCGGTATTGCCAGCAATTATTCTTTTGGTGATCACACAGATTGGTTGGCGGGAATCACTATGGATCAATGCCAGTTTAGTCGCTGTGATTGTGACGGGCTACACGCTTTTTGTAGTGAAGCCGAAGCACTTGGTTCCTGAAAGTGCATCTGAGACTTCAAATTCGAAAGACAAAAAAGAGATAGTTAAAGTAAGACAAAGAGACATCATGAAGTCCAAGGAATTTTTGCTCTTGGCTCCCAATATCTTTTTTATTCCTTTTGCGATTACAGGACTTTTCTTTTATCAATTCCCAATTGTAGAGTTCAAAGGATGGAGCGTTGGAGTAATCGCGGCAGGGCTGACCGCTTATGCTATTTCAAGTACGGTGAGCATCCTGACAGCAGGTCCTTTGATCGATAAATATAGGGCTAGGACTTTCTTTCCTTTCTATTTGATTCCATTTCTGATGGGGATATTTGTGATTTGGTTTGGCCAATCTCCAGTGGCTATGTATGTTTATATGGTTTTGATTGGACTATCGACAGGTTTTGGAAATGCTACCATAGCAGCACTGCAAGTGGAGTTTTTTGGGCAAAAATACATCGGGACGGTAAGGAGTTTGTTTACCTCCTTGATGGTTTTGAGTTCGGCTGTTGGTCCTGCGCTTTATGGGATTCTTTTAGATACAGGCTTTAGCCTTTAG